Genomic window (Chitinophagales bacterium):
TTCAAAGCTATAAAACTCTGGATATTGTCTGATATCTGCTAGACTAATACATCTATTTTTTGGCAAAGCATTAAATACTGGTAGTAACAAACTATAAGAAGTTCTTGCCTTTGGTGGTAAAACAAAATACACATCAATTCCTTTTTTACTGCACTGTTTAATTAAGTTTTGAAGCAGTTTTACCATCTGTTTGTTTGGTTTGTCTGTAGGTTCATAATTGTTAAACGAAGCTAAAACTGTTTGATTTAAACTATCTCTGTGTGTTTTATCGTTAATAAATGCATTTCTAGATTCTTTAACTAAGTCGACTTCCCAATTGTATTCTAGTAATAAATTTTCTTCTTCATCATAAGATAAAAATCCATCTTTATATTTTCCTAGATAGTTGGTATCTAGTGAAGTATTAAAAATTAAGTTTTCTAGTGCATCTGGCATAATACCCATATTTAGTTTATTTTCTATGAGTGAACTCGTGTAGTAATAGGAATATTTTGCTCTTGTTTTATAAGAGTCCTCTTTAAGTGTTGGTATCACTCTCATAGCATTGATGTACGAAGAAAAATTTTGCCAAGAAATCCATTTTGCAGTGTGTCTATTAAATGCAAAGAAATATGGTTCGCTAGAAACACTTATAAATATTTGTTTTAGACTGTCGTTTTTAATTTTTAAGATGCCTTGTATGTCTCTTAATTCTTGTATGATATTGTGTCCATCTATTCCAAAATTAAATGACTTTATATCTAGATGATTGTCGTTTGCAATTTTATCTATAATATGTGGACTGATGTGTCTGTACTCTAAACTGCCACCAAAAAATAAAGTATTAAATTGTTCGCTGTTTTGTTTATAGTAATCTACTTTTACATGCTGTGTTTTATCGCCCCAATAAAATGGCAACAGACTACTTATAATAACTGAAATTAAAACTATTACAGTAACTATTATTAATATATTTTTAATTAATTTACTTGTCATAGTTAAAATTGAAAATAAACAAATGAAGTATTATTATATACACCAAACCAAAGTGTGCTTATTGCTAAAAAGAAATAAAACAACCATCTTTTGTTTTTGTGAAATTGTGCTACTACTGTATCTATAGGTTCATCTTTGATAAAATGTTCTATTAATAATAATATTAATAAAAAACTAATTCCTATAATAAACTGAGCAATTCCTTTATGTAATATCCAAGTAGAAAAATAATTGGCAGAAAAAATATGTAATGACTTAGCATACAACTGACCAGCAATAGTTGTCCAACTTACACCTAATTCTTGACTAGTTACATGAACTCTAAATAGTAAAAAACAAAAAGTAAGTATTAATATAGTAACGACTATATGCATTTGTTCTGGAAAGTATTTTTTATATAGTTTATATGCATTACTTGGTTTAATACTTCGTAGTACATTGTATTGCCACAAGTAACGAATTGCCATTGCTACGCCTACTAGAGAAAATGCTAAAACCATTGGCCAATTAGCACCATGCCACAATCCGCATAAAGACAATACCAATACTAAATTGAATACTACTTTTGTACCTGATGCTTTGTAAGCTCCTAGATAGAAAAAAACATAATCGGTGAGCCATGTAGATAAAGAGATGTGCCAACGCGTCCAGAAGTCTGCTAAGTTTTTAGAGAAGAAAGGTCGTTTAAAGTTTTCTGTAATATTTATTCCCATACATTTAGCAGCACCAAGTGCAATGTCTGAGTATCCACTAAAATCGCAATACACTTGAAAGAAAAAGAGTAAAGCACCAATGATGATTGTCCAACCACTTGCTTCTTGATAGTGTAAATACATATCATCAACATAAAATGCCAATCTATCTGCAATAACTACTTTTTTAAACAAGCCCCATAATATTCTAAACAAACCATCTCTTACATTATTATATTCAAAATGATGCGGAACTTTTAATTGTGGTAATAAGTTTTTTGCTCTTTCAATTGGTCCATTTACCATTACTGGCCAAAAACAAGTAAACAAAGCGAAGTAACCCATTTTTCGTTCTGGCTCAATAATACCTTTATAAATATCTAGTGTATAGCTTAACGATTGAAATGTGATGAAAGAAACGCCAACAGGAACAACAAAGTCGTTAAACCAAGGTTCTGGCACAACATATGGCAGTTGAAATAAATCGAAAATGCTTCTTATATTATCATCTATAAAATTAGCGTATTTGAAAAAGAACAGAATACCTAGATTCATTGCCATACTTAAAGCCAACCATCTTTTTTTTGATTTTTTAGTTGTTGCTTCTGCGATTTTTATTCCTGCAAAATAATCGTTGAGTGTAATTGCTGCAAGAATTAACAAATAAGATGGACTAAACGAACCGTAAAAGTAATAGCCACTTAACAACAAAAAGAACCATTGATACTTTTTATTTATCTTGAAATAGAGATAAAGGAAAATAGGAAAAAATATAAAGAAGTGTAGCGAGTTAAACAGCATTATGTATTGTGATTGAAAAACAAAAATAAAAAAACAAATGACAATGTATAGGCATTACATATAAAAACTTAAGTATACTGTTGTTGTAATTAATCTTCTATTGCAACGAAAATGTAAACATCTTCACTGTCTTTTTTCATCCAGTAGTTTTCTCTAGCAAACTTTTCTATATTTTGAATATTAGACAATACCATTGTTCTTTCTTGATTGATATCATTTATTGCTTTGGTATAATATTGTTCTTCTTTATTTAGTTGTCGAAGTTGTTTTGCCAATTTGAATTGACTGATTAAATTTCTATCAGAAATAAATAAAAGATATATAAAATAAACAAAAGCAACTAAGAAAAACTTGTTCTTGAGTATTGCTGGAATTTTGTCTAATAATTGTTTGTCTATTATTTGCACTAGAGCGTAAATGTAGTGCAAATTATTTTTTTCTTTTATAAAAAGTTGATAACAAGCGTGGAAAGTTGTAAGATAATTCTATAAACCCAAAAATAGATTCTGTATATTTCTCATACTTCAAAATTACGGACGACAAGAATGGAGATTATTACAATTTTGTTCGTTCCTCTCAAAATTTTGCAATGGCACTCTTTTATTAGTTTCTCTAACCTTTAAGCTCAGTTTAACTAAAAGAATCTAAAGTTTTTTCCTGGAAAATAAGCTGCGTCTCCTAATGTTTCTTCAATTCTTAACAACTGATTGTATTTAGCAATTCTGTCGCTTCGTGAAGCAGAACCTGTTTTTATCTGACCACAATTTAACGCTACTGCTAAATCTGCAATGGTCGTATCTTCTGTTTCACCACTTCTATGCGACATTACAGAGGTATATTTATTTCTGTGTGCTAAATCAACTGCATTTATGGTTTCGGTAAGTGTACCAATTTGGTTTACCTTTACTAAAATTGAATTGGCAATATGTTCATCAATTCCTTTCTGTAATCTCTTTACATTGGTTACAAATAAATCGTCGCCTACCAACTGACATTTATTGCCTACTCTTTCTGTCAATAATTTCCAACCTTTCCAATCATCTTCTGCCAAACCATCTTCAATAGAAACAATAGGATATTTTTTAATCCAATTTGCCCAATAATCTACCAACTCTTCTGATGTATACATTTTATGTGTTGATTTATTAAAAGTATATTTATTGGTTTTTGCATCATAAAATTCAGAACTTGCTGCATCCATCGCAATAAAAATATCTACACCAGGTTTGTAGCCAGCAACTTCAATTGCTTTTAAAACAGTTTCTATAGCTTCTTCATTGCTTTTAATGTTTGGAGCAAAGCCACCTTCATCTCCAACATTAGTAGAATAACCTTTTTCATGTAATACTTTTTTAAGATGATGAAATACTTCTACACCCATTCTCAATGCATCTGAAAATGTATCTGCACCAGTTGGCACAATCATAAATTCTTGAAAATCGATAGCATTGTCGGCATGAGCACCACCGTTTAAGATATTCATTAATGGAATTGGCAAAGTTTTAGCATTTACTCCACCAATATAATTGTACAAAGGTAAACCTGCTTCTTGTGCTGCTGCTTTGGCAACTGCCATAGAAACAGCTAAAATGGCATTGGCACCTAATTTCTTTTTATTTTCGGTTCCATCTAAATCAATCATTATTTGGTCGATATTAGATTGCTCAAAAACAGATTCTCCTAAAATAGCTTCGGCAATAAGTGTGTTGACATTTTTAACTGCTTTAGTAACGCCTTTTCCCATGTATTTTTTTCCACCATCTCTTAATTCTACAGCTTCGTGAATTCCAGTAGATGCACCAGAAGGCACAGCGGCTCTACTTACCGTTCCACTTTCTGTAATGATTTCTGCTTCTACTGTTGGATTTCCTCTTGAATCTAAAATTTGTCGTGCATGGACATTTACTATAAAACTCATATGTTAAAAATCTGTTTTAACAAATATACGAAGTGAAAATTTAAAAGAAAGATTTATTTACATAAATACAGTGTTGTTTGATATTGAAAGTTGATTTTACCTTGTTTTTGGTATTGGTTGAATAAGTTTTGTAGTGCATTTTTCATTTCAGCAAAATTTTGGTGGTGCTGATTTGGCATATATGAACACGATGTTACTCTGCCTAATAATCCTTCAAAATCAAATATTTGTTGATATGAAAAGGTATAGTAATTTATTTCAAAATCTTTAAATAGTTGATAGACATCTTCTTCTTTTATGTTTTTATGGTTTATCTGATTATAATCGATACTGAATTGATGAATAAACTTTTCGTATGCTTGCATGAATGGTTTGGTTTCGTCTCTATCATTCCAAATAATAGCAATTAGTCCGCTTGGTTTTAAAATTCTTTTGGCTTCTACTACAAATACTTGATTGAAAAACCAATGCAATGCTTGAGCACATACAATAATATCACACGAATGATTTTCTATTGTTGTTTGTATTGCTGTAGCATTAATAGTAATGAATTGCGTATATTCTTTTAAGTAGTTGATAGCTGCATCTTGCATATTTTGATTTGGTTCTACGCCATAAACTTTACAGTTTTCTTCTAAAAACAATTTTGCGGAAATGCCTGTACCAGAACCAATATCTGCTACAACAAGATTTTGTTTTGTGGTACTGTTTTCTAGTATCGTATTGATTACTGCTATTGGATAAGATGGTCGATACAAAACATAATCGTTGACTCTATCGCTAAACCGCTGTGTTGATTCCATAGTAAATTAATGTTTGCTCTTATACTAGTTGGTATTCAAAATTTATTATGTTCTTCTCAATGCTAATTGATATTACCAGTAAATGTAATAAATGTATTTTGATTAGATTGTAATTTTTTAGCAGAGAAAAAAGTAACAGTAATTTTTTCTTATGTGTAGATTCCTGCTTTCGCAGGAATGACGAGCGTTACTTTGCTGTTTAAACTGTCAGAAGGAAACTTCTGACAGCACGGAAAAATTGGCATTCTATAAGATATACTATAACTAATTCCAATAGACCACACTTTCTTCTTGGCTATTGCTACGCAGCGTCCTACCTAGCTTTAACCTACGCTTAGAGACTCTGCGAAGAAAAAAGTGTCAAGTAAAAAACACTTCACATTATTTTTTTTTGAGACTCTTCGCTTCGTAAACTACGCTCTGAGTGACGAAAAAAGGAATATTACTTACCTCCGTCTAGTTCGTCTTGCCATTTTTTAAGTGATTCCCATTTGCCTTCGTATGCTAATTGTGCTTGTTGTGGCCATGTTCCTGGATTGTGTACTCTAAATCTATCGCCTCCATTATTTAAGATTGTTTGACATTCTTCTACACTTGCATCGGCTAGTTTTTTCCATGTATCAATGCCTGCATCTTTAAACATGCCTTCTATTACTGGTCCTATGCCTTCTATGATTTTTAAATCGTCTTCTGCTACTTTCTTGCCAAATACTGTTGCTGCTAATGCTGCATTAAATGGAATGCTTGGTGCTACTGCTGCGGCCATACTAATATTGGTAGATAGTTTGCTATTGCAAGCATCTAAATCTGCTTTTAGTTTGTCTATTTGTGCTTGTAAGTCTGCATTTAAGCTAACAAATTTATCTCGCTCGTTGGTAAGCAAACTTATTCTTTGATTGCACTCATCGTGGTTATTGTTTTGACCAGCTAATAATTTTCCTAATAAATATCCTAGTAAAGCTGAAATCAATCCAACTATTAAAGGAATAAAAAAACACCAATTCATATTTTATTATTTAATATTTTAATTAATCGTAACAACTGTTCTTCTGTTCTTACTTCTACCCTCTTCTGTATTATTGTCGGCAATTGGATCATCTGGTCCTTTTGACGACACATTTAGTTTATCTGCATTTATACCATTATTTACAAAATAAGATTTTGCAAAATTGGCTCTTTCTAAACCTAAATTGATGTTGGTTTGTCTGTCGCCAGTATTGTCTGTATAACCAATAATATTTACTGTACTGCCTTCTACTTTATCTAAGTACATAGAAATTTGTGCAAATTTTTGTTTTTGTTCATCTGACAAATTGATGGTATTTTGACCTGTTTCAAAGTAAAGTATTAAAGGATTCGCTTTAATTTCTGCTGCCAATTTTTCCCAATCAATTGCATTTGAATCTGCTTCGTTTGCATTAGATGCTAGTTTCCAGCTAAAGTTTAATGGTCCGTGTAATATTGAATCTGTACTTGGTTCAAATGTATCATCTAAGCGAGAAGATAAGTTTAGTTGTTGTGATGAAATGCCTTTTGACACAAAGAAGTTTTTCACTGCGTTTGCTCTTGCTAATCCTAAATCTGGGAAAGCTGTATTGTTGACTTCATTGGAGCGATATAATCCTACAATATCAATTTGTTTGTTTGGATTGGCTTCTAGATATGCTTTCAACTCCTCTACTTTTAATTGAACATCATCACTGACTGGTTCTAGTAAATGTGCATCATTCCAATTAAAATTAAAATTGTCGTTTGCACTAAAGCTATTTGCATCATCGCCATTAATTATAAATGCATTCATGGTTGGACTAGCGATATCAGTTGTTGATTCTTTGTTACAACAACCACAACAACATAGCTTGATATACAGT
Coding sequences:
- a CDS encoding MBOAT family protein, whose translation is MLFNSLHFFIFFPIFLYLYFKINKKYQWFFLLLSGYYFYGSFSPSYLLILAAITLNDYFAGIKIAEATTKKSKKRWLALSMAMNLGILFFFKYANFIDDNIRSIFDLFQLPYVVPEPWFNDFVVPVGVSFITFQSLSYTLDIYKGIIEPERKMGYFALFTCFWPVMVNGPIERAKNLLPQLKVPHHFEYNNVRDGLFRILWGLFKKVVIADRLAFYVDDMYLHYQEASGWTIIIGALLFFFQVYCDFSGYSDIALGAAKCMGINITENFKRPFFSKNLADFWTRWHISLSTWLTDYVFFYLGAYKASGTKVVFNLVLVLSLCGLWHGANWPMVLAFSLVGVAMAIRYLWQYNVLRSIKPSNAYKLYKKYFPEQMHIVVTILILTFCFLLFRVHVTSQELGVSWTTIAGQLYAKSLHIFSANYFSTWILHKGIAQFIIGISFLLILLLIEHFIKDEPIDTVVAQFHKNKRWLFYFFLAISTLWFGVYNNTSFVYFQF
- a CDS encoding septum formation initiator family protein — encoded protein: MQIIDKQLLDKIPAILKNKFFLVAFVYFIYLLFISDRNLISQFKLAKQLRQLNKEEQYYTKAINDINQERTMVLSNIQNIEKFARENYWMKKDSEDVYIFVAIED
- the eno gene encoding phosphopyruvate hydratase translates to MSFIVNVHARQILDSRGNPTVEAEIITESGTVSRAAVPSGASTGIHEAVELRDGGKKYMGKGVTKAVKNVNTLIAEAILGESVFEQSNIDQIMIDLDGTENKKKLGANAILAVSMAVAKAAAQEAGLPLYNYIGGVNAKTLPIPLMNILNGGAHADNAIDFQEFMIVPTGADTFSDALRMGVEVFHHLKKVLHEKGYSTNVGDEGGFAPNIKSNEEAIETVLKAIEVAGYKPGVDIFIAMDAASSEFYDAKTNKYTFNKSTHKMYTSEELVDYWANWIKKYPIVSIEDGLAEDDWKGWKLLTERVGNKCQLVGDDLFVTNVKRLQKGIDEHIANSILVKVNQIGTLTETINAVDLAHRNKYTSVMSHRSGETEDTTIADLAVALNCGQIKTGSASRSDRIAKYNQLLRIEETLGDAAYFPGKNFRFF
- a CDS encoding class I SAM-dependent methyltransferase, whose product is MESTQRFSDRVNDYVLYRPSYPIAVINTILENSTTKQNLVVADIGSGTGISAKLFLEENCKVYGVEPNQNMQDAAINYLKEYTQFITINATAIQTTIENHSCDIIVCAQALHWFFNQVFVVEAKRILKPSGLIAIIWNDRDETKPFMQAYEKFIHQFSIDYNQINHKNIKEEDVYQLFKDFEINYYTFSYQQIFDFEGLLGRVTSCSYMPNQHHQNFAEMKNALQNLFNQYQKQGKINFQYQTTLYLCK
- a CDS encoding OmpA family protein, yielding MSKKTLYLLGILLTIIIGTLLYIKLCCCGCCNKESTTDIASPTMNAFIINGDDANSFSANDNFNFNWNDAHLLEPVSDDVQLKVEELKAYLEANPNKQIDIVGLYRSNEVNNTAFPDLGLARANAVKNFFVSKGISSQQLNLSSRLDDTFEPSTDSILHGPLNFSWKLASNANEADSNAIDWEKLAAEIKANPLILYFETGQNTINLSDEQKQKFAQISMYLDKVEGSTVNIIGYTDNTGDRQTNINLGLERANFAKSYFVNNGINADKLNVSSKGPDDPIADNNTEEGRSKNRRTVVTIN